One window from the genome of Fulvivirga lutea encodes:
- a CDS encoding FG-GAP-like repeat-containing protein, with protein sequence MKRQNQQLYSASLAKYRKFRERYLKNVQNGRFFKFSSKKKHQIISRLKRLYNRLIQLKFQLKFAAAAGSLSLIIAAGGVKAQELGPFVQNDVKNPFFRPDFNGNFLRPTFGDIDNDGDLDLLYGISSGDLYFYRNIGTPTRAKFVRDNTHPLESIDGPNGYAAPELIDIDSDGDLDLVVTDKNSAYSGGVYFHLNNDFENDGIIGNNPSFTNITGASNPINGVSGTDQDVKSNFVDIDDDGDLDVFLGQDSGPNGGYASLLFFENDGGFSSQTLPSSLPSYFETASGYQNITPTFFDVDGDGDMDLFTGSTTSQIRFFRNTDIDSSDPGDTDIGDDIAFTEVTGAANPFNSFIVPSGDGAITFMDLDDDGVDEALIGSQFGFSYFENDGAGNFTEVTDFTNPFGQVDFDYDPSPTACDIDNNGDLDIIIGNKYNSSPSELSLFRNNGDGTIDELTGTSNPLPIITDFVNRLVPEFADIDGDGDMDLFVSAYDNSGGPGFGRVLFYRNSDIDLSGDPGDVTVGDDPSFALETSPLSITENYIRFGHTIGDFDGDSDYDILLGTDNFSSNFRFFNNNGTATSPSFGTADLTLLPNPLDPGYSVAPKPEFVDIDHDGDLDVVSGSTYFSTASLSGTLELFENNGLGGLTRVSTGNPFSGIDLGNHSDPLFMDFDNDGDLDVFIGERYGRIEFLENQNIPAQISTTASTTITHNEGDSPLQLASGLSISDATNDPIRKARVVIENYISGEDLLDFDPGFGTSGAFETSGPNAGILTVNVPPTTTNSELAMVLSGVTYENIGSTVTATPRTIRFEVIDFDNTNPGSGDVVSITVNVIPTPNDPPVLSTTSGDLTYTEGDGIVAIDGGLTVSDSDNTNFTSATVSISNNFAPAEDFLEFSDQNGISGNYNNATGVLTLSGTSSVANYQTALRSVFYSNVSNNPSNLTRTISFEVNDGTDPSNIGTRNIIVVPVNDAPTLASENGLNPLGYTQNAAAIAIDPLIEVFDSDNTTIASASVTLNGFIAGDVLQFNDLSGITGSVNAGTLNLSGSATLAQYQTALRSVLFQTSNGAGSRTVNFVVNDGTDSSSPYTRTINISNAASQPPVVNTTPATTQVGSVITIDLCNIISDPDNSFEELTITVVSILSGASTTIDGCDLRVDYSGLNFSGEDIIVLRATDPDGNTDENSLTINVESAEPGGELIIYNAVSPNNDGLNDWWEIVNLTTPNEIKLFNRWGDLVKTLTNYESIPDNTQLNDIPAGTYFYKIESPQGSYEGFLVIKK encoded by the coding sequence ATGAAGCGCCAAAACCAACAATTATATAGCGCCTCGCTGGCTAAATACCGAAAATTCAGAGAACGCTATTTAAAAAACGTTCAAAATGGAAGGTTTTTTAAGTTCTCATCAAAAAAGAAGCATCAGATTATTAGTCGGCTAAAACGCCTTTATAATCGGTTGATACAACTAAAGTTTCAGCTAAAATTTGCAGCGGCAGCAGGTTCTCTTTCACTCATTATAGCAGCAGGTGGTGTCAAAGCTCAGGAACTGGGTCCATTTGTTCAAAATGATGTAAAAAATCCTTTTTTTAGACCCGATTTTAATGGTAATTTTCTCAGACCAACTTTTGGTGACATTGATAATGACGGTGATCTGGATTTGCTCTATGGCATTAGTTCAGGAGACCTTTACTTTTACCGTAATATAGGGACTCCCACTCGTGCTAAATTTGTTAGGGATAACACCCACCCTCTTGAGTCTATAGATGGACCTAATGGTTATGCTGCACCTGAATTAATTGATATAGATAGTGATGGTGATTTAGACCTAGTCGTTACAGACAAAAACTCTGCGTACTCAGGAGGCGTTTATTTCCATCTGAACAACGATTTTGAAAATGATGGAATCATTGGAAATAACCCCTCATTCACTAATATTACTGGTGCATCAAACCCCATAAATGGAGTTTCTGGTACAGATCAGGACGTTAAATCCAATTTTGTAGATATTGACGATGATGGTGATTTAGACGTATTTTTGGGCCAAGATAGTGGACCTAATGGCGGTTACGCTTCCTTGTTATTTTTTGAAAATGATGGTGGTTTCAGTAGTCAAACTTTACCCTCTTCACTGCCTTCTTATTTCGAAACAGCCTCTGGTTACCAAAACATAACACCAACGTTTTTTGACGTAGACGGAGATGGTGACATGGACTTGTTTACAGGTTCAACTACAAGTCAAATTCGCTTCTTTAGAAATACAGATATCGATTCTTCAGACCCTGGTGATACAGATATAGGTGATGACATTGCCTTCACTGAGGTAACTGGCGCTGCAAATCCATTTAATAGCTTCATTGTTCCATCAGGTGACGGTGCTATCACTTTTATGGATTTGGATGATGATGGGGTTGATGAAGCACTTATAGGATCGCAATTTGGATTTAGCTACTTTGAAAACGATGGTGCCGGAAATTTCACAGAAGTAACCGACTTTACTAACCCTTTCGGACAGGTAGATTTTGATTATGATCCTTCACCCACAGCCTGTGATATTGATAATAACGGGGATTTGGATATTATCATAGGAAATAAATATAATTCATCTCCAAGTGAACTTTCATTATTTAGAAATAATGGCGATGGAACGATTGATGAATTGACCGGAACGAGCAATCCTTTACCAATTATTACAGATTTTGTTAATCGTTTAGTTCCTGAATTTGCAGATATTGACGGTGATGGAGATATGGATTTGTTTGTATCCGCTTACGATAATTCTGGCGGACCAGGCTTTGGTAGAGTGCTATTTTATAGAAATTCTGATATTGATTTATCTGGTGATCCTGGAGATGTAACTGTTGGAGATGACCCATCTTTCGCACTCGAAACCAGCCCACTGTCAATCACTGAAAACTACATAAGGTTTGGGCACACCATAGGCGATTTTGATGGCGATAGCGATTATGATATTTTATTAGGCACAGATAACTTTTCATCCAATTTTAGATTTTTTAATAATAATGGCACAGCAACCTCGCCTAGTTTTGGTACAGCAGACCTTACACTTTTACCGAATCCGTTAGATCCCGGTTATAGCGTTGCCCCTAAACCTGAATTTGTAGACATTGATCATGACGGGGATTTAGATGTAGTCTCAGGATCAACCTATTTTTCTACGGCTAGTCTATCTGGCACATTAGAATTATTCGAAAACAATGGTTTAGGCGGATTAACAAGAGTTAGTACAGGTAATCCTTTTAGTGGAATAGACTTAGGTAACCATTCAGATCCATTATTTATGGATTTTGATAACGATGGCGATTTGGATGTTTTCATTGGTGAAAGATATGGCCGTATAGAATTTTTGGAAAACCAAAACATCCCGGCACAAATAAGCACAACAGCTTCTACAACTATTACTCATAATGAGGGCGACTCTCCTTTGCAATTAGCGAGTGGCTTGTCTATTTCAGATGCCACGAATGATCCTATTAGAAAAGCTAGAGTTGTAATTGAAAATTATATTTCAGGTGAGGATTTGCTTGATTTCGATCCCGGATTTGGCACTTCAGGTGCTTTTGAGACTTCAGGTCCTAACGCAGGTATTCTCACAGTGAATGTTCCCCCCACTACGACAAATAGTGAGCTTGCCATGGTTCTATCTGGTGTTACCTATGAAAATATTGGGTCTACAGTAACGGCAACCCCTAGAACAATACGGTTTGAAGTAATTGATTTCGATAACACCAACCCGGGAAGCGGTGATGTTGTTTCAATCACAGTGAATGTCATCCCTACTCCAAATGATCCTCCTGTACTTTCAACTACTTCGGGAGATTTGACTTATACGGAGGGAGATGGTATTGTAGCCATTGATGGTGGACTTACCGTTTCAGACTCAGATAACACTAATTTCACAAGTGCTACAGTAAGCATATCAAACAACTTCGCCCCTGCCGAAGATTTCTTAGAATTCTCGGATCAAAATGGAATTAGTGGAAATTATAACAATGCAACAGGAGTTTTAACATTATCAGGTACGAGCAGTGTAGCCAACTACCAAACGGCCTTAAGATCTGTATTTTATTCAAACGTCTCGAACAATCCATCCAACCTCACAAGAACAATTTCTTTTGAAGTAAATGATGGAACGGACCCAAGCAATATTGGTACGCGAAACATTATTGTGGTTCCCGTAAATGACGCACCAACATTAGCTTCTGAAAATGGTCTGAATCCGTTAGGTTATACTCAAAACGCTGCTGCAATAGCAATTGATCCACTTATCGAAGTTTTTGATTCAGACAATACAACTATAGCCAGTGCCTCAGTTACACTAAATGGGTTTATAGCTGGAGATGTGCTGCAATTCAATGATCTAAGTGGAATTACTGGCAGCGTAAATGCCGGCACACTCAACTTATCAGGCTCTGCCACACTGGCCCAATATCAAACAGCATTAAGAAGTGTATTATTTCAAACTTCTAATGGAGCGGGTAGCCGTACAGTAAACTTTGTTGTGAATGACGGAACAGATTCAAGTTCTCCTTACACTCGAACGATAAACATTTCAAATGCAGCATCGCAGCCACCTGTTGTAAACACCACTCCGGCTACCACACAGGTAGGAAGTGTTATAACCATTGATCTGTGCAATATTATATCCGACCCGGATAATTCCTTCGAGGAATTAACGATTACGGTTGTGAGTATACTTTCAGGGGCAAGTACAACTATCGATGGTTGCGACTTACGAGTAGATTATTCTGGACTGAATTTCTCGGGAGAAGATATCATAGTACTTAGAGCCACAGACCCTGATGGTAATACCGATGAAAATTCATTAACCATCAATGTTGAATCTGCCGAACCTGGTGGTGAGCTAATTATTTATAATGCTGTATCTCCAAACAATGACGGATTAAATGATTGGTGGGAAATTGTAAATCTTACTACTCCAAATGAGATTAAGCTTTTTAATCGTTGGGGAGATTTAGTTAAAACATTAACTAATTATGAAAGTATTCCGGATAATACACAATTGAACGATATCCCTGCAGGAACCTATTTCTATAAAATAGAGAGCCCGCAAGGCAGTTATGAAGGATTTTTAGTGATAAAGAAATAA
- a CDS encoding cytochrome P450, whose amino-acid sequence MNLWRPLDTDNINNPYPMYEEIRNAGGIYKAQTGEIIVTNYKSVEAILKDKENFKVGNGKEWIERGVEYFKTKDTDLTSITDAIDKFILLINPPEHQEIRKFISEVWNEREVENIILANCNELIDSIKDKSEFDLIEDFASHLPAMTISRIMGIESDSYKELQGHGEKMIKALDFYLKFEDLLKIEESARAFINYFKKVINKPPASGLISKLTSANSARNKPLSEKQLISICIFLFVAGEETTVSFISTSVYNLIRTNQWKTLKGEDVENVIDELLRFDGPVQLLGRIASSDVELNGTTISKGSTVTLCLAAANRDPDQFKNPTVLDLTRKPRHLAFGTGNHFCLGDWLARKQAGIALSMLIKNFPTLHLSNNKFTWRKQLAIRRLELLPVLIK is encoded by the coding sequence ATGAACCTCTGGAGGCCGCTGGATACTGACAATATTAATAATCCATACCCAATGTATGAAGAGATCCGAAATGCAGGTGGAATCTACAAAGCGCAAACAGGAGAAATTATTGTAACAAATTACAAATCGGTAGAGGCCATATTAAAAGATAAAGAGAATTTCAAAGTTGGTAATGGTAAAGAGTGGATAGAACGTGGTGTTGAATATTTTAAAACCAAAGACACAGACCTAACTTCAATCACCGATGCCATCGATAAGTTTATTCTCTTAATAAACCCACCCGAACATCAGGAGATAAGGAAATTTATTTCTGAAGTATGGAATGAACGAGAGGTTGAAAATATCATTCTAGCTAATTGTAATGAGCTAATTGATAGTATAAAAGACAAAAGTGAGTTTGATTTAATTGAAGACTTTGCTTCTCACTTACCAGCCATGACGATTTCCAGAATAATGGGAATAGAAAGCGATAGCTACAAAGAGCTACAGGGTCATGGCGAAAAAATGATTAAGGCATTAGATTTCTACTTGAAATTTGAAGACCTCTTGAAAATAGAGGAATCTGCAAGAGCGTTTATTAATTACTTCAAGAAAGTAATTAATAAACCTCCTGCAAGCGGTCTTATTTCTAAGTTAACAAGTGCAAACTCAGCTAGAAACAAACCATTATCAGAAAAGCAGTTGATATCCATTTGCATTTTTCTATTTGTAGCTGGTGAAGAAACCACTGTAAGCTTTATCTCTACCTCAGTCTATAACCTTATTAGAACTAATCAATGGAAAACATTGAAAGGCGAAGATGTAGAAAATGTCATTGATGAACTTCTGAGATTTGATGGCCCTGTGCAGTTATTGGGTAGAATTGCCTCAAGTGATGTTGAGTTGAATGGAACAACAATTTCAAAGGGAAGTACAGTTACCTTATGCCTGGCGGCAGCAAATCGAGATCCTGATCAATTTAAGAATCCAACAGTTTTAGATCTTACCCGCAAACCTCGCCATCTGGCCTTTGGCACCGGTAATCACTTTTGTTTAGGAGATTGGCTCGCAAGAAAGCAAGCAGGTATTGCTCTATCTATGCTTATTAAGAATTTCCCAACACTGCATTTGAGCAACAACAAATTTACCTGGCGAAAACAATTAGCTATTCGAAGGTTAGAATTACTACCGGTACTTATTAAATAG